Proteins encoded together in one Chitinophaga sp. LS1 window:
- a CDS encoding penicillin acylase family protein produces MKRIVVIIFLFVLTGVWLFYTNIHFNGINSIQGLSNFRNGILNASSLHDNEAGIASNIGASKVYLDTLGIPHIYGSDINSTGYALGYMHARDRYFQMELLAYTVMGRLSEIVGEQGIASDKHWRIFDLEKRAEEMLDSIRVTAPELATYLTAYEKGANDYLKQEDERQRDPMFTIWGVSPRPWKASYTFLMQWYLSHDLTYYDDYFNREEILEKLPDTLRSMLYPVHPDDKLAIIPGASKGHEESNISPALVKLFGPNDVNHYPETPSNRSLGSNNWVVGGKHTTDGQVFLCNDLHLVLAAPNIFYEVALNAPGLHAYGYTIPGVPLILTGHNEKIAWGITNSGWDVTEQYLLKTDDHHKDQYFVDGKWEQVEKKKVVIHVKDGASRDFTIQNTLFGPLLKKDSIQYALRWHPQQSAYAPLAFWRMMQAADWNGFRTALKVYDYPAQNFVFADTAGDIGVICAGKMPLKPAGYNGGLLDGTKSPVEGYISFDSLPQTYNPEQGYLYTANQEPQGNNYYFSSRWYDDLYRPARIQQMISSGKQLNAEDMRTMQLDIVDLSVKDLKQMLTKYKVVVKPGSNWDRVLHWNGELNPGTREAVFYRAYLRAMGEVGKDLAGQLCVKQAPTHDQLTHFLLEYDSVTVKGKSIVSRYYFNHLMSVADSIYSARYGDAAGNPIPGRAYVFSIPQITQLPGFEMRQTGIGGSENTINVNYTAHPVIRTLIEIKDGVIHSRMINAVGQTGRVNDENYAQQLPAWKENRLHNTQLTRDPRQLAAITDSIVFSHP; encoded by the coding sequence ATGAAACGAATTGTAGTAATTATTTTTTTATTCGTCCTGACAGGTGTATGGTTGTTTTATACCAATATCCACTTCAATGGAATCAACAGTATCCAGGGGCTTTCGAATTTTCGCAATGGCATTCTGAATGCTTCCTCCCTGCATGATAACGAAGCAGGTATTGCTTCCAATATAGGGGCTTCCAAAGTATATCTTGACACGTTGGGGATACCCCATATTTATGGTAGCGATATAAATAGTACCGGTTATGCACTGGGCTATATGCATGCCCGCGACAGGTATTTCCAGATGGAACTGCTGGCTTATACGGTGATGGGGCGCCTTTCGGAGATCGTAGGTGAACAGGGCATTGCATCAGATAAGCACTGGCGAATCTTTGACCTGGAAAAGCGTGCGGAGGAAATGCTGGATAGTATCCGGGTGACCGCACCTGAACTGGCGACATACCTCACGGCATATGAGAAGGGGGCAAATGATTATTTAAAGCAGGAAGATGAGCGGCAACGGGATCCCATGTTTACGATATGGGGTGTTTCTCCCCGTCCCTGGAAAGCGTCTTATACCTTCCTGATGCAATGGTACCTGAGTCATGATCTTACTTATTATGATGATTATTTCAACAGGGAAGAAATCCTTGAAAAGCTGCCGGATACGTTAAGAAGTATGCTGTATCCTGTCCATCCGGATGACAAGCTGGCTATTATTCCCGGAGCATCAAAAGGCCATGAAGAAAGCAATATTTCCCCTGCATTGGTAAAGCTGTTTGGACCTAACGATGTCAATCACTACCCGGAAACACCTTCTAACAGAAGTTTGGGAAGTAATAACTGGGTAGTTGGAGGGAAGCATACGACTGACGGGCAGGTATTCCTTTGCAATGACCTTCACCTGGTACTTGCTGCGCCGAATATATTCTACGAGGTAGCATTAAATGCCCCGGGGCTGCATGCGTATGGATATACAATACCTGGTGTACCGCTTATACTGACCGGGCATAATGAAAAGATTGCCTGGGGTATCACTAATAGTGGCTGGGATGTAACCGAGCAATATTTATTGAAGACAGATGATCATCACAAAGACCAGTATTTTGTAGATGGTAAATGGGAGCAGGTGGAAAAAAAGAAAGTGGTCATTCATGTAAAGGATGGAGCATCGAGAGATTTCACTATTCAAAATACATTGTTTGGTCCATTGTTAAAAAAAGATAGTATTCAATATGCGCTGAGGTGGCATCCTCAACAGTCTGCCTACGCACCGCTGGCATTCTGGAGAATGATGCAGGCGGCAGACTGGAATGGTTTCAGAACAGCGCTGAAAGTATATGATTATCCTGCACAGAACTTTGTTTTTGCTGATACGGCCGGAGATATTGGAGTGATCTGTGCAGGCAAAATGCCATTGAAACCAGCCGGATATAATGGTGGATTGCTGGATGGTACTAAATCTCCTGTAGAGGGATACATTTCCTTTGACTCGCTGCCGCAGACTTATAACCCCGAACAGGGATACCTGTATACTGCCAACCAGGAGCCACAGGGGAACAACTATTATTTCTCTTCCCGCTGGTATGATGACCTGTACCGGCCAGCGAGAATTCAACAAATGATTAGCAGTGGTAAACAGCTCAATGCAGAAGATATGCGGACGATGCAGCTGGATATTGTAGACCTGTCAGTGAAGGACCTGAAGCAAATGCTGACGAAGTATAAGGTAGTTGTCAAGCCTGGCAGTAATTGGGATCGTGTGCTCCATTGGAATGGAGAATTAAATCCCGGTACCCGTGAAGCTGTTTTTTACAGGGCCTACCTGCGGGCGATGGGAGAAGTAGGAAAAGACCTGGCCGGTCAGTTGTGTGTAAAGCAGGCCCCTACGCATGATCAGCTCACACATTTCCTCCTGGAATATGATTCAGTAACAGTGAAAGGAAAGTCTATCGTCAGCCGGTATTATTTCAATCACCTCATGTCGGTAGCAGATTCTATTTACAGTGCCCGTTATGGAGATGCCGCCGGCAACCCGATTCCAGGAAGAGCATATGTATTTTCTATTCCACAGATCACACAACTGCCTGGATTTGAAATGAGGCAAACAGGGATTGGGGGAAGTGAGAACACCATCAATGTGAACTATACTGCACACCCTGTGATCCGTACCCTGATAGAAATAAAAGACGGTGTCATTCATTCCCGGATGATTAATGCAGTCGGACAAACCGGCCGTGTAAATGATGAAAATTATGCACAACAGTTGCCTGCATGGAAAGAGAATCGCCTGCATAATACGCAGTTGACAAGAGATCCCCGCCAGTTGGCAGCCATTACAGATTCCATTGTATTCTCTCACCCTTAA